The Litoreibacter ponti genome includes a window with the following:
- a CDS encoding MarR family winged helix-turn-helix transcriptional regulator, translating to MAKIAPAMVFLIMASSQCSAVAQANDPLVAGFPNATLQRLCDLSRKNFADLIALYGDQMTKQPRTNLDRVNARQLEQNRNLFGRLSAASLASRVQAQRMLKSAGELSITEWRVLWDLAEAGPLTVTEMAAIQRTDHALISRAVPGMVRKGYVTTSISEADRRQSLIALTGYGHQVFERTSLVMSARRAALSRTFSEKELNTFIELIDRFEAFVEAPLSENLSIEVAQ from the coding sequence ATGGCCAAAATCGCCCCGGCGATGGTTTTTCTGATCATGGCTTCCTCCCAATGCAGCGCTGTCGCGCAGGCAAATGACCCGCTTGTTGCGGGTTTCCCAAATGCAACGTTACAAAGATTATGTGACTTGTCACGTAAAAATTTTGCTGATCTTATTGCTCTCTATGGAGACCAAATGACCAAGCAGCCCAGAACCAACCTCGACAGGGTCAACGCGCGCCAGCTTGAACAGAACCGCAATCTGTTCGGGCGCTTGTCTGCGGCGTCCTTGGCATCACGCGTGCAGGCGCAACGCATGCTGAAATCTGCCGGAGAGCTGTCGATCACCGAATGGCGGGTCCTCTGGGATCTGGCTGAGGCCGGCCCGCTGACCGTCACCGAAATGGCGGCAATACAGCGAACCGATCACGCGCTGATCAGCCGTGCGGTCCCCGGCATGGTGCGAAAAGGATATGTGACAACCAGCATCAGCGAAGCAGACCGCCGGCAATCGCTGATCGCGCTGACAGGCTATGGACATCAGGTTTTCGAGCGGACGTCGCTAGTCATGTCAGCCCGCCGCGCGGCACTTTCCCGAACGTTTTCGGAAAAAGAGCTCAATACCTTCATCGAGCTCATCGACCGTTTCGAAGCCTTCGTCGAGGCACCGCTGTCCGAAAATCTAAGTATAGAGGTTGCGCAATGA
- a CDS encoding sulfatase-like hydrolase/transferase, whose protein sequence is MTDRPNVLWIMADQLRFDYLSCYGHPHLHTPHIDALAARGVRFDRAYVQSPVCGPSRMSAYTGRYVRSHGSTWNGMPLRVGEPTLGDHLREAGARAVLVGKTHMIADREGMAWLGIDPKSEIGVRRSECGFEPFERDDGLHPDSPRQQWSAYDDYLVAHGYDSENPWEDFANSGLDDDGELLSAWLLKNSRLPANVPEEHSETAYMTDRAMDFMRDAKADGRPWMCHLSYIKPHWPYIVPAPYHDMYNETHIVDPVRSDAERKTDHPLLRAYLDARVCRSFSRDHVRTHVIPAYMGLIKQLDDNLGRLFAWMDERGLGDNTIIAFTSDHGDYMGDHWMGDKDFYHEMAVKVPLIISDPRSQADATRGTVSDQLVEMIDLAPTFMNALGCEAKPHIIEGRDLTPILHGSEGFSRKYIISEHDYHWSEMARALDVPQEDAHTTMIFDGRWKYIRCEGFEPVMFDLETDPSELQNIGQSDRPEHISTRTRMEAALLRWATRHHTRITATPTVLARQKRAAQDGILIGFWDEIEYEDTTGQAFAALQPVGKV, encoded by the coding sequence ATGACCGACCGCCCGAATGTGCTTTGGATCATGGCCGATCAACTCAGGTTTGACTACCTGAGTTGCTATGGCCACCCGCATCTTCACACGCCGCATATCGACGCGCTGGCGGCGCGCGGTGTACGCTTTGATCGGGCTTATGTGCAATCGCCGGTGTGCGGCCCGTCGCGAATGTCAGCCTACACGGGCCGCTATGTGCGCAGCCATGGCTCCACCTGGAACGGAATGCCGTTGCGGGTAGGCGAGCCGACCTTGGGCGATCATCTGCGCGAGGCTGGCGCGCGCGCGGTGCTGGTCGGCAAGACACACATGATCGCAGACCGCGAGGGCATGGCGTGGCTTGGCATTGATCCCAAAAGCGAGATTGGCGTGCGTCGCTCCGAGTGCGGTTTTGAGCCGTTCGAGCGCGACGATGGCCTGCACCCCGACAGCCCACGTCAGCAATGGTCGGCCTATGACGATTATCTGGTTGCTCATGGGTACGACAGTGAAAATCCATGGGAGGATTTTGCCAATTCCGGCCTCGATGACGACGGTGAATTGCTCTCGGCCTGGCTTTTGAAGAACTCGCGCCTGCCAGCCAATGTGCCCGAAGAACACTCTGAAACGGCCTATATGACCGACCGCGCCATGGATTTCATGCGAGACGCCAAGGCCGATGGCAGGCCATGGATGTGTCACCTGAGCTACATCAAGCCACATTGGCCCTACATCGTTCCAGCGCCGTATCACGACATGTATAACGAGACGCATATCGTTGATCCGGTCCGCTCCGACGCCGAACGCAAGACCGATCACCCATTGCTGCGCGCGTATCTGGACGCCCGTGTTTGCCGCAGTTTCTCACGCGATCACGTGCGCACACACGTCATCCCAGCCTATATGGGGCTGATCAAACAGCTCGACGACAACCTTGGCCGGTTGTTCGCGTGGATGGATGAAAGGGGTCTTGGCGACAATACCATCATCGCCTTCACCTCGGACCATGGGGATTACATGGGTGATCACTGGATGGGCGACAAGGATTTCTATCATGAGATGGCGGTGAAGGTTCCGCTCATCATCAGCGATCCAAGATCGCAGGCCGACGCAACCCGTGGAACCGTATCCGATCAATTGGTCGAGATGATCGACCTTGCGCCAACCTTCATGAACGCCTTGGGCTGTGAGGCAAAACCGCATATCATTGAGGGTCGTGATCTAACGCCAATCCTGCACGGTTCTGAGGGCTTTTCGCGCAAGTACATCATCAGCGAGCATGATTATCACTGGTCCGAAATGGCGAGAGCGCTTGATGTGCCGCAAGAGGATGCTCATACGACGATGATCTTCGATGGCCGCTGGAAATACATTCGCTGCGAGGGGTTCGAACCGGTCATGTTCGATCTGGAAACGGACCCAAGTGAGCTCCAGAACATCGGCCAATCCGACCGCCCCGAACACATCAGCACTCGCACGCGGATGGAAGCCGCGCTGCTACGCTGGGCGACGCGTCACCACACAAGGATTACCGCAACGCCAACAGTCCTCGCCCGCCAGAAGCGCGCCGCGCAGGATGGTATCCTTATCGGGTTCTGGGACGAAATTGAATATGAGGACACCACTGGTCAGGCCTTCGCCGCACTCCAGCCTGTCGGAAAGGTTTGA
- a CDS encoding VPLPA-CTERM sorting domain-containing protein — protein MKTILTICVAFLGLSISAQAATISNSVSIINGGGGTGRCGSTAPQSTSSNSDVAVTLNDGGVNCTVAGDSVAGGGVIAYRATATFDRSLGPAGSVRIQGGARSVMSDIFLTPLFDVDDPDIPFNTDFTIDLQLNASLEGTATGAVANDTGQAGGGAGITATVSLSGSPSPGNFSSNSAVVRGGAGADWVNLLSDYDDFSSAMMPLIRHDWRQPFSVIFNMDTNTSASAFGANQATGTLDAFNSLSFSKVGPAFILPDGFTVNAPELNIVDNRWIDPRIPEVAPVPLPAGLPLLLAGLGALGFVLRRKTQTDQEATMLAHAK, from the coding sequence ATGAAGACAATTCTGACAATTTGTGTTGCTTTCCTTGGGCTGTCGATTTCGGCGCAAGCCGCGACAATCAGCAATTCTGTTTCAATTATTAATGGCGGAGGTGGTACTGGCCGGTGTGGCAGCACCGCCCCGCAATCCACCAGCTCGAATTCTGATGTTGCTGTGACATTGAACGATGGCGGGGTGAATTGCACCGTGGCGGGAGATTCGGTTGCAGGCGGAGGCGTCATTGCCTATCGCGCGACGGCGACGTTTGATCGTTCTCTTGGCCCGGCTGGCAGTGTGCGCATACAGGGTGGCGCGCGCAGCGTCATGAGCGACATTTTCCTGACACCGTTATTTGATGTCGATGACCCCGACATTCCGTTCAATACCGATTTCACAATTGACCTGCAGCTGAATGCGTCCTTGGAGGGCACGGCCACCGGCGCGGTTGCAAATGACACGGGACAGGCGGGTGGGGGCGCGGGCATAACGGCAACCGTGTCACTCAGCGGGAGTCCCAGCCCAGGCAATTTCTCTTCCAATAGCGCAGTCGTCCGAGGTGGTGCTGGTGCCGACTGGGTCAACTTGCTTTCAGATTACGATGATTTTTCCTCCGCGATGATGCCTTTGATCAGGCATGATTGGCGCCAACCGTTCAGCGTTATTTTCAATATGGACACGAACACTTCCGCGTCAGCCTTTGGTGCTAACCAAGCGACGGGCACTTTGGATGCCTTCAACTCTTTGAGCTTTTCCAAAGTGGGGCCGGCTTTTATCCTGCCGGATGGCTTTACGGTCAACGCCCCAGAATTGAACATCGTCGACAATCGCTGGATCGACCCCCGGATACCAGAAGTCGCGCCGGTACCTTTGCCGGCAGGGCTACCTCTGCTTTTGGCGGGTCTCGGAGCACTTGGCTTCGTACTACGCAGAAAAACGCAAACCGACCAAGAGGCGACAATGCTCGCACACGCGAAATGA